A stretch of Besnoitia besnoiti strain Bb-Ger1 chromosome V, whole genome shotgun sequence DNA encodes these proteins:
- a CDS encoding putative ribosomal protein L28 (encoded by transcript BESB_060340) gives MPKNLNLWGKYLRLVGRGARRGFKKWQVIPPIPVKAYGREPSAASQTGLYHDEDFNYHTKRTFSMRRTRRKLKPNVFRQTFTSDLLNTTIPNVRVTTSALHAMDDMGGFDAYILRTPPQELRSHMGERMRQVMYFYQEQPAIRDWGLPWKVFLKVSSRRDPFYACYRHNLRKQQYEADLRMRVRNFSPYYLPSAHQVHPERQIFHEGAPEKPALDLWWRESKELEEAFRRRLGEAKGFERAFADSSEEAGYRKGRARGGGGKSGRSVRRRSKTHKQRENRAF, from the exons ATGCCGAAAAATCTGAATCTGTGGGGAAAGTacctgcgcctcgtcggccgcggcgcgcgccgagggtTCAAAAAGTGGCAGGTTATCCCGCCGATTCCTGTAAAGGCCTACGGGCGGGAACCCTCGGCTGCATCTCAGACAGGGTTGTACCATGATGAGGACTTCAACTACCACACAAAGAGAACTTTCTCAATGCGACGCACTCGGCGAAAACTCAAG CCTAACGTGTTTCGTCAAACATTTACCTCAGATCTGTTGAACACGACGATTCCAAACGTACGCGTCACAACCTCGGCTTTGCACGCGATGGACGACATGGGGGGTTTCGACGCATACATTCTGCGGACGCCACCGCAGGAGCTTCGTTCCCACATGGGGGAACGCATGCGGCAAGTGATGTATTTTTACCAGGAGCAACCGGCTATTCGCGACTGGGGGCTGCCTTGGAAAGTATTTCTCAAGGTGTCCTCCCGCAGGGATCCATTCTACGCTTGCTACCGCCACAACCTGCGGAAGCAGCAGTACGAAGCAGATCTGCGAATGCGAGTTCGGAATTTCTCTCCGTACTACCTGCCCTCTGCTCATCAGGTGCATCCTGAGCGCCAGATCTTCCACGAAGGCGCCCCAGAGAAACCCGCGCTGGATCTCTGGTGGCGGGAAAGCAAAGAGTTGGAGGAGGCGTTCAGACGCAGGCTGGGAGAGGCTAAGGGCTTCGAGCGGGCCTTCGCCGATTCCAGTGAAGAGGCTGGGTACAGAAAAGGACGAGCCCGTGGCGGAGGGGGAAAAAGCGGCCGCTCTGTACGCCGAAGAAGCAAAACGCATAAACAACGAGAGAATCGGGCTTTCTAA
- a CDS encoding hypothetical protein (encoded by transcript BESB_060330), whose translation MMLVTLIVCFAAVVSWYACGALSAQQPEDAEKGDHTGKRKVFRPASKQDSMNPPPKEGSDIVGGVDLRLAALAGSVDDVYYASVWTKIFNQMSSLRSWPRWWFTPSPSKLASVGTSQESLRDWRRGIFKPVRAYRATSLRRGLEATAALPAGLEATAALPAGLEATAALPAGLEARDDENHVGYDAPAHPLSASFFPAQVYAAISSCAQYLSKGLRGVSPPGVGDAEAADGGLSDSAVTARLMEAAPRWRAPETFHVATREAPAAPARYQPGGAY comes from the exons ATGATGCTAGTCACCTTGATAGTGTGCTTCGCAGCTGTTGTCAGCTGGTATGCttgcggcgctctctccgcgcagcagccagaagacgcagaaaaggGGGATCATACTGGGAAACGAAAGGTGTTCCGACCTGCCAGCAAGCAAGATTCTATGAATCCCCCGCCCAAGGAGGGTTCTGACATTGTGGGAGGTGTAGACCTCAGGCTCGCAGCCTTAGCTGGATCGGTAGACGACGTGTACTACGCAAGTGTATGGACAAAGATTTTCAACCAAATGAGTTCATTGCGCTCGTGGCCGCGGTGGTGGTTTACTCCTTCACCTTCCAAGTTGGCGTCGGTGGGCACGTCGCAGGAGAGCCTGAGGGACTGGAGGAGAGGCATTTTCAAGCCTGTGCGTGCGTATCGTG CgacttctctgcggcggggcTTGGAGGCaacggcggcgctgccagcgGGCTTGGAGGCaacggcggcgctgccagcgGGCTTGGAGGCaacggcggcgctgccagcgGGCTTGGAGGCAAGGGACGATGAGAACCATGTCGGCTACGATGCTCCAGCGCATCCGCTTTCCGCTTCATTTTTTCCCGCACAAGTGTACGCAGCAATTTCTTCCTGTGCACAGTATCTCTCAAAAGGACTCCGAGGCGTAAGTCCTCCGGGAgtcggagacgcggaggcggctgacgGGGGGTTGTCCGACTCAGCTGTAACGGCTCGTTtgatggaggcggcgccccggTGGAGGGCTCCCGAGACTTTTCATGTCGCCACGAGAGAGGCCCCTGCCGCTCCCGCCCGTTACCAGCCAGGCGGCGCCTACTAG